In the Primulina tabacum isolate GXHZ01 chromosome 15, ASM2559414v2, whole genome shotgun sequence genome, GGAAGAACCATGAGTGAAGCCACTGCAAGAAAGGAATGTAGTTCCATTAGGCCATGAAGTTGATTGTTTGGCAATATTTGCACGTTTAGGCCTTCACCCAAAAACAGAATGCCACTTTCTAACGACTCGCAACTCAAAAAATGGATTATTTTGAACTCAAATTCAGGTCGACTTGGATCGAGAGCTTGTTCGATCATTTTGAATACAAAATCAGCTCGGGAGCTAGTTCGATCATTTTGCGTACAAAATCAAATAATACTTAAAGCGAATCCAATTCATTTGCACCCCTACTTTGAAGAAATACCTGAGAAGGACGAGGCATACGACATCTCAGTATCGAGCTCTGAATAGTGTCAACGCTAATGATGTGGCCTCCTATGTTATATGCAGCCTGAATCCATAAGAATATTTATAACaccttaaaaaaaattgaagaattgGAGATCAAGGAATGTGACAATATAATTCACTACCTTGAGAGCTAAAGAGATCCTCTTTTGATTTCCTCTTGGAATCCCATGAACCAAGAATGCCTGCATAATTATAAATGAGTTGCCATAGATTCAGACATTGTAATCTCTAAAACAACTGAAACTTAGTGGTTTCAGGACAATAATAAGAAGGAACAGATAAGAACATTTGTCTGCTCGATTGAATTTTTGGTCAACCGTTCGGTTGTTAAATCCTTACATGCATTACTATAGCGTTGTGAACGTTGATCCAGAATGCTAATTTCTCTTCGAATTTTAGTTTTCCGGGATCGACTGTTGCCAACCTAGAAATGAGAAACCTGAAAAGAGTAGTAAAAACATTACGAAGCAAAACAAACATTGTGTAAGACCAAATGATTGTCGCGATATAAAGAAAACAATCAGCGCAACTCGAATATTTGATGGCCAACATAGACGGCTGCAGACTCCAAAAAAACAAAATCTAAAGGATTTGAAGTACCTGAACTTTTGCAGCAAGACTTCAACAGAATTTAGCCTCTGGGGCTCTCGAACAATGCCTTGTACCTCGATGATGGAGCGGAAAGATCCACTAAAATCTTTGGATGTTTCAACTTGGAAAGGATTGTTCATCCACGAATTAGAAGATGGATTTTCTTCACATGATAAGCTTCTCAAGTGATGTTGTCCTTGTGAAGATAATTTACTCGGTGGCGATGTATGTGGGCTAGAATTTGATCCTTGATTGAACAAAGGAGGATCAGAAAGGTGGCAGTATATTGTTGAGATGCAATTTATGATCTCCTCAGAAATCCAGTTGGGCGTTTCAAGAACACGGTTGGGAAACCTTGAGCCGAGAAACTCTGCCAAACAAGCATTTGAAGTCGAGTCTTGTGCCCGCTGGTGAAACGACACAGGAACATCAGATTCGTACACATATTGAATCAAAATTCGCAACGAAATATTGCCCGAGTAAGTACTAAGAATAGGTAAGATCATAACCGATGTTTTCCTGAGAATCAAATATTAATTACCTCTAGCATCGACAGAGGCAAGGAATGATAAGAGTCAACGGCTTCGGCAAGAACTTCAAATGGAGGTGAGGTTCTAAAGGAAGAAGCTGAATACTGAGATAATGAAGAATGGCTTCTGTCAATGCCACTATCAACAAGAGTCTCTGCTCCCAAAATATCATCACATTTCAAACGTGTATCGCCTCCTGGATTGTCATTTTTCGCATATTTGATGCATCTAATGAATGAGTCTTCACTCGCCGATCCTAAATTGGTTCTTGGCAGTTCAAGAACCATGTAACCATTTGTTCTTGAATCGGTTTTCTGTTGTTCTTCCACCGTAGGTAAGGAAGATACCCTTTTGGCGAAATTTCGCCTATACATAGCTAGAAGATACTTCTCCAAGTACACCACTTCCATTTCCAAAAGGGCGATTTCTTTAATGAGATTCTCAGCTGGCTGGACATCAAAAAAGGAGGGAACCTGTGAGAATTTGAGAGAgaacataaatattttgatggTAAAAATCAAGAACAGAACCTGGGAAAGTGATTTATATGCAGGATCATCTAACAGAGGCTGGCAATTCATAGCCTTCTCAAGTGCAGATCGAACGGCAGTTTGGCTTTCTAGTTGTTTCTGAAGCTGTAATATCTACCCCCAAAAAAAAACaacattttttttcatttttcttggcTTAATATGTTCATATATTAAACACAGCATTAAGATTTATTTCTGCATAAAGCAGATTTCAGTTATCGGTCTCCCGTATGATTTTCCACATCATCGTGTTTTCCCAAAACATAAATCATTCATATATTGAATTTACTTGAAAGATCAAAGGGAAAAATAGCAAACAAACATGATCCGCCGACGAAATTTACCTCTTCTATCAACAGATTTTGGGCCTCCCCCGGGAATAACTGTCTCTTCTTGCGTTCAAAGTTCTTCAGATTTCCCATAATCAAAGTATTTAACCTTTGCAAAGAAGTTGAAGTCTTGCCAAGTAAAACTTTATTTATCCCTATGCAATATCAAAAGAGTTCCTAAATACAGAAAATCTCAAATATCACGCCTTAATAGTCTCCAAAATTACGTTATTGACAATAAAAACTTCGACCCACTTTCCCATTTTAGAAAACAATCCCTTTAAAACTTTTTACCAATCTACATAGCAAGAACAATCAGCAAATGGAAACAAGAATGTGCATGAAAAGGAAAGGGCaaaaaacaataacaataccTCTCAGAACCTAAAACGCAGCAAATTCAACCTGCATTTAATTTCAACTGGTTTTTAGATTCATCAAAGCATTAAATACAGATTCTTTGGAGTATAAAATTCTCCACAGTGGAACCAGACTCAGACCACTGCTGATACAGCATTAAATGGAGGAGGCAGATATTCCGACAGAAATTGACGAGTCCCTTTACGGAAACGATTTCCGATGTAAGAAAGCTCCAAGAAACATTAATTTTGTGAAAACAAGAGACCTCAGCAAACGATTTCTGATTTTCTCGAATCAAATCAAGGAACTTATGTCGTGGACGATGACATTGGCCTGGCAATGCAATGTTCGTACTGGATTTATTGCTTTTACATTCTtcccatttttttttaaaaaaaagataaaataaaaattaaatttacccCCTTTATTGTCTATCTTATTTAGTTGATCTGATATCCATTTTCTGCCATTGGGATCTTTTAAATAAAGcataatattttcaaatcgttttttactatttttatgtAACATACAAACATAAATTCTTGCGAAACCGTGCTATGAATCAAGTTTGTAAAATGGATTTTCGATTCGATACGattcaactcattaaaaatgtcattttttaagtcaaaaatattatttttatgataattaTGTGTCAGTTCAActcgtctcacgaataaaaatCCATCAGACTGTCTCACGAAAAACTTTTTCATATATAAATCAGGAGATTTTGATCACTTTAATCGTGAAATCCATTAttaagtatttttttttatttttagtaattTCCACAATAGAATATTGTTTTCCATTGATTAATGATAAATCCACACGTGCTAAAATGTTATTGACTTCCAAATCAACATAAAAACGTCTACTTGCTTCTAAAATCACTTGCTTGTCATACAAAGGCAGCCCCACCTtgaaaaacatttaattaaaagaagTAAATCATTCGGAAGCATTTTGAAAGTATGGCTCCaacattttgaaaatattgaaatatacATGCAATAATTTTAACACATAGGAGGACAATATgcaatatatttgaaattcctATCCTCCACCAAATAAATTTCACCCCGATTATCTCATAAATTTATTTCGTTCAGATAGTAACAGATTCACGAGTGTTATGGGAATTCAAAGACTCGTGATCTTCTAGTGCTCACGATTTTCACCCCGTGTAGCATGGAGAAATCTATTTTCGTATGTTCGGAAAATCGGACTGATTTTTATTTCATCCTCATTCCTCGTGAATAAGCCATTCGAAAATATACATTAGTTACATTAGATTAGTAAAGCTAAAAAGTGGTGGAAAGGGCTTTTTTACATTAGCAATTAGCTTTTGGACATCAAAAGAAGTGAAAGTTTAAATGTCAAAACAAAAAAGTATAAAGGAATGATTCAAGAAATAAGCTAATTTTAGGTATTGTTTTGCATGGCCTAGTCCCCTCAAGTCACAATAACAAAAAGGAATGCTAATCACAAAGGGAATTTACTTTTCATGTTTACGGTACTTGGTGGAAAAAAGTATGGTCATGTATAGGAGTTCAA is a window encoding:
- the LOC142527977 gene encoding uncharacterized protein LOC142527977; amino-acid sequence: MGNLKNFERKKRQLFPGEAQNLLIEEILQLQKQLESQTAVRSALEKAMNCQPLLDDPAYKSLSQPAENLIKEIALLEMEVVYLEKYLLAMYRRNFAKRVSSLPTVEEQQKTDSRTNGYMVLELPRTNLGSASEDSFIRCIKYAKNDNPGGDTRLKCDDILGAETLVDSGIDRSHSSLSQYSASSFRTSPPFEVLAEAVDSYHSLPLSMLERAQDSTSNACLAEFLGSRFPNRVLETPNWISEEIINCISTIYCHLSDPPLFNQGSNSSPHTSPPSKLSSQGQHHLRSLSCEENPSSNSWMNNPFQVETSKDFSGSFRSIIEVQGIVREPQRLNSVEVLLQKFRFLISRLATVDPGKLKFEEKLAFWINVHNAIVMHAFLVHGIPRGNQKRISLALKAAYNIGGHIISVDTIQSSILRCRMPRPSQWLHSWFFPKTKFKSGEPRKSFSIMNPEPRLHFALCSGCQSDPLVRLYTPKKIFQDLEIAKEEYIRMNIRKHKDQRLHIAKNVEYFVKEMGLSPSGVAEMLELSMPDSLRKGFQQGKYCKKIDWIPHNFAFRFLISNELVRRDVGAFL